The Glycine max cultivar Williams 82 chromosome 17, Glycine_max_v4.0, whole genome shotgun sequence genome contains the following window.
ACGTGAAACATAAATTTAGTAAGTTAAAACATTAACTCCAAAATGTACATCTTGAGCCACATGCACCTCCTCACATCAGAAACCAGATTTTCACAGTTCTTCAAACTCGATCAACGGCTACAAAATCGAATTTATGGAGCGATCAAAGGAAAAAGCAAGAGTAATAATGGAAGAAACGAGTCAAGTTGGTTGCCACATCAGCACATGCCAAACTGTCATATTTGCTTTTGCCAACGACAACGTACACTCACGCGCGTGACgccactcactcactcacaaCAACCCTTTATAAAGTCCCCTCCCTCCCTCTCTCATTCTAACTCCGATTCTCAAACACTACTACCTCTTCCTTAATTTTCTTCAATCACACCAAATTTAACTACCTTAAGCTTTTCACAATTTCCATAGTTTCCTTGTTTCCAATTATTGCATGCCAATCATGTACAATTTAGAGAAGCCACAGAGAGATGATAAACAGTTTCTAACTCCCTCTTTCTCTTCCACTCTCCTCGACCAAATTTATCGTTCCATCGACGAGGGTGAAAGAAAAAACGGCGAAACAAAGTTCTACAGACACACTACTATGAGCAGTAGCAAGAGACACAACAGAAGCGATTCGAAATCCATGGACGCTGGAGACAGAAAAATTGTCGGCGGCGCGAAAAACAACAACAGAAAACATCTGCACCGCGACGAGGATGTCATGTTCTTCAGCTCCACTTCGATTTCCTCCACAGATTCCTCCAGCCTTGGATTCTCCTCCTCCGACACCGAATCCATCTCACGCGCCTCGTGTTTCGCGCCACAGGTGGGGCGCGGAGGAGGAGGAAGCGCTTCATTCCGTTCCGAGAAACAGGGAATGCGCATCTTCGACAGTTTCTGTCGAACCTCCTCCCATAGATCGTCGGAACACGCGCATTCCCAATTCTGCATCACAAGCCGTCGTCATCTGTCCGTGTCAGAAGATCATAAACAAATCAGACACGGACACAGACAGGTGACGGCTTGTGACGAAGAAGAAGAGGCCTTAATGATCAAATCCAAGTCGAGGGCCTTAAAGATTTACAACAACCTTAAAAAAGTGAAACAACCTATTTCCCCTGGCGGCAGGGTCACGAGTTTCCTCAACTCGCTCTTCGCCAACACGAAGAAAACCACCACCACTACTACTTCTACAAGTTCCCGCACGTGCGGCGAAGTGAatactccttcttcttcttcttcatgttATTATTCTTCCACGTGTTCCTCTGCTTCTTCGTTTTCACGTTCTTGCTTGAGCAAGACCATGTCTTCCGAAAGGGACAGGTTGCGCAATGGGGTGAAGAGAACGGTGCGTTTCTACCCAGTGAGTGTGATCGTGGGTGAAGATAGCAGACCCTGTGGGCACAAACGCTTGTGCGAAGAGAAAGAAGCTTCTAGAGAGTTCTTAAGAGAGTACAATAACCGACACAACCCCAAGATTAAGAGCAATGATAAATTGGTCTTGAAGGACTTGTCTTTAAGGACTACTAacgttgatgttgatgataacGATGACGACGATGATGCATCGAGTTATGCGAGCTCGGATCTCTTCGAGCTTGATCATTTGGCTGTGTTTGGAAGTGATAGGTATAGTGAGGAGCTTCCGGTGTATGAAACTACTCATGTTAGTACTAACCGCGCCATTGCCAATGGCCTCATAGTATAATAATTCTGTTCAATATACGTACAGAaccatttttgagttttttcCCCCACTTTTTTTAAGTGGTTTTGTTAATTATGTATGATTATCAATATTgggtaaattaataaaatgattttgatcaaatattttttgttgttgtctaAGATATCCTTCGCTCGAGAGTTGgatactaataatattttaagaattgaTTTCTCTTAACAAATATCCTTACAATTGAAAATCAATCCACAAATTATATGCTTAAACTATATGTTTAAGTGAGAAATTATTTACTAACCCTATAATATCATGGTCGGATcatataaacataataataccTATTTGATTTTAGCTTGACATGATTGTAGGTATCCGTTGGGAAAGCTTAATTAATGTTCACACAATTAATAGGCTTTGCAATTGCTAATAGACTTTTTGGGGTTAGGAGTACAGTTTTACAAAACCAAATTGATGTAAAGTGTGTAATTTTAGCTgtttcactttttaattttgctAAATTTTGTGGCGTGAGAACAAAGCCGATCTAAGATGAAGCCAGAAGCACATAGATTCTCtgttttatgtaaaaatataactttttttttccttgtacgTATGTGGGTACATGTGTATTGTGTATGTATGTACGTAACTGCCATAGAATGTGGCAGTGTTTTGTTGAACGATCTAAGAAAACGATAGAAAGAACTGTTTTTATGAAAGCGAGTAGTAGAGAGTAGGGTGCTTGGTTttctgaaaaaaagaaaagaggtgGGGATTCGTAAATTCTTGATCACGATCTAGCTCTTAGTAGTTTGATGGAGGatgaggaaaaaagaaaggggaaaaaagaagagagggaAAATGAGAGATTCGAGATGGTAATCACAAGCAAGGTGTGAGAGAGGGGTGTGAATGTGATGGTAAAGGGAAAGGCAGATCTTCGCCCATGGGAATAGAGAAAGTGATCGAAGACTAAAGCTTTTGCTTTCTCTcctctttctttatttcttatCCTTCTTCTCTAGAACTCCAATTTTTTAGCTTTGTAGTTTGtattgtattaattaattaaccacCGTAGCTTGCAGATTGAGCTACACTGTTAAAGGCTTCCCTTTTTAGAgcagaaaattaaaagaataatattaacatttaatGCTAATCTACACTTTCAGTCAAAGATATAGTAGAAGATACAAAGAGATAAGATATATGACGtgataaaatagataaataacatGCGTAACACTTATGCATGATTAGTATAAGACATTTTACATCCATAAATGGAAATTATTAACTCATGAATTGACGCATTGATTTAAagttttgttatatttatatgtaaataaataagtgtttaatttttttttgacaagaTTCCTTTGAGTAAGCAGTAATTATTTATTGTGAGAAAGATTAAATTTCGAATTCAgtgaattgaaaaattgatgATCTTTAACTTAGGataagttttttctttataaaaaactactattgatataatttcttaaaataattattatgaaagtGAATAAATGTGTacataattatttgtattttttatattttaatgatttatatatGAATGATGACCTAAATATGTGTTATATGATCATTGTATAGTTTATTTTATCTGAATAAAAAAAGTCCGAGATGAGTAGTTATGATGTTGGGGTCCATGGTTGAAATTAAAACTTATGCATGTACTAATGTGATCTTGGGTTGAAGTTTATACTATACGGTGTTAATGTAACGTTGAAAATAAGCTTATGATGAGTGGAAGGAACGGAAGATGAAGAGTGAAGTAGGCAAGATTGCAGTTAGTATGTGGTCTGTTTAGGGCACTAGTAGGTACTTGCTACAAATTCGGCAGAAAATTTGAAGGCACTGTGTGCAGTAAAGTAGGCAATTATTATGGTGGGTATTAAGAGGATGATTAATCACCGCCGAACAAGACAAGACTGTGTGGTCACAACTTTGTTTACGCCAGAAATTTCAGTGTTCAGTACTGCTACAATCATGCGTCCTTGAGATAAGTTGAGGACTAGATATTTTATTTGAGAATGTAAGATtcttataacaaaaaataaaaagattatttttatattttcttattttttttatattctttataaacaagtaaaatacactaaaaacaaatattatcaaatatatttatgttcatgtttatgtttaaaaacttttttcaaaGATAAATAAGTACCAGCATATGCTAGATTCGTACTTGTGTAGTCTATGATTTGAGaagtgaagaaaataaaaattaaattacatttacTAACCTTTACAAGATGAGTGACTCATACAGTCATAGTCATGACATGTGCTTGCTGTTCTTTAAGCAAATTCATTGAATCTAATAACTTTTTATACTTCTAATcctattaaatgaaaattaagagtatgaattatttgaaagaaagtaatttttattttattttctcctaaatttaaataattttttaagcttttaattaataaattaaaatattatggtTACATAATTGAAgcatttaaaatcattttctaactCAACCCGTATACattaacagttttttttttttgtatttaattatgtaCTTTCAAaagcattttattttgaatttctaaCTTGCATGCAAGTTCTTAATTATATGAATAACTATTCAATgattttagttaaattaattttaaaataaggttAAAAGTAACAGTTTTCAAGTTCACGCAGTATGCATTTTACATATTAAACCAGCTTTTTTCCTAAGTAGTACATTCCTAAATGCACGAATAACattgttttttgtaaaaaaattacgaGTAAGGAAGTTCTGATGTAAATATTGAAtcatacaataaattttaatgatgaCTTATATTGTATCTAAATATAACCTACCCAGGACCCATAACTCATGAAAAAGAACtcttaacagaaattaaatccaattttttttaagacaacACACTAGTTGAGCAAAGAAAATTTCATTGACAATACTTTTACATCACTGCTATTTAGTTTGACTATTGTGTAATTTATTTGCttgcatacatatatatatatatatatatatatatatatatatatatatatatatatatatatatatatatatatatatacgggGAATACTAGCTGACACACACTCTTTTTTGGATATTCTtgtgattaattaaaatttattgaaaatcattagttttgataaattttacttcttatttaatataagtaatataagtaaggaaagaaaatattaattgagaaataaaatcctcaaaattagttatttttaataaattttaataaaaaaaatccaaaagagAATGTAAAAAAAGTGTTGGTAGTACTCTCGTGTTGGTACTCATTCATTTGGCATTAATAGTAAAATccatatttttataactttaggCGTGGTCGTCCCCACTACCCAATTTAGTTGCCTTCCCCAAGATATTAAGATATATTCATGCACAAAAATTTGGACTTAAATTTCATATCccctacaaagaaaaaaaagaacttaattaaCTTATCCAAGTCAAAATCATCATATTAATCAAAATTGTGTATCTTAGGTAAAATGAACCATGAAGCATAGAAAATCTGTAGTTAGCAGCGTGCGACCACCAGAATGATCCTGTTGGTTGGTTTCATTGCTAGTAGACATAATGACCTATCCTCACATGAAGAAtgcaatatatatttaaagCTCATTACGTGTGATGGGCATGCATAAGCATGAGGTTGTCATCGAAAATGGAGGAATGGTGGGAGACCCAcacttaattgaaaataatcgCTTTATTAGTCATAGTCGTCTAAACATGACTGTATCACAAACTAATACAATTGCTATTTGTTTACTAATTAGCAGATATGGTGCATGTAGCTTATTCATGAATATAAAGAGAATGCAGGTAACTAGGGATCTGCTTATGGAATATAAAGTGCACTTGTTTATGATTTTATCCAAAAAGCTTGCGGTATTAGCATTTATAagctttaaaaattgtgaaccACATGTGATTCAAATTTGGTCAGTGTGGTGGGATATATTGTTGCACCATCTTCGTCGGTTAGAGATTCCGTACTTCGGATGAGGTGGTGAAGCACAGTACAATGATGAGAGGAATAATTTTGTAgtgttttcatttataaaaatagaacTATTTTTTCTCCCCTTCTTTTAGAGAGTTTGCACAATAAGGAGTATTATTAATTATGCGGCAATGACGGTCTCCGGCCTTTatcaatttttaagaaaaataattttagcttTTAACAATTGCTtaagaaaaagttttaaaaatatttttaaaacttttttttcaaatatatggaacacatatataacaataaaaaattatgcccCTCATTTAATTTACACAATTTCTTagactttttttatctttcaacaaACCACCTCACTACAAGTGACTCTAAATAAAATAGGTTTCTCTTTATACTTTTATCaacatttttatattggttaatagatttaaaaatataaagtagtatgtataaagaaaaaataaattaaattaaagtaaacatACAAATCAATGTATAATAAAAGGAAGCACAATACTACTTATATATCTGTTAGCAATACTCTCTTCACACTTATGAAGttctatctagattttattgTGAACTTAATTTcttctaataaaaatttatacctTAGTTTATCATGCTGTTGAAAGATTAACCCCTACTAGACTCAACCCCATttttatctagatattatatatatatatgcataaccCTCAGGCCTCAAGTGTCCAATACTAACATGCAGAGTTTAGATTGATTTggcaaaaaaaactaaactaacATGCAGAACCAATTGCAAAATCATACTAACAACTTTAATTTGTATACAATCCATGTTGAAAATTggtgaaagaaaattaaatcgagaagaacacaaaagaaagagataaagcaAAGATGGCAACTACTACATACAAGGCTCTTTTAGGGTGGTACGTAGCTGGTTGTGAGTAACCATGTGGTCAAGGGGGTCTCTCCAAGACACTGCAacaaaaaagaggaagaaattaaaaagttgaGGTGGAAGATAAACACTGGGGTCGTTACTAATACTAACGCTACTATGGCTAGCTACTACAATTCTTTGTGGTCCACACCAGAATTCGTCCtctctttaatttctgctttaaTTTGTTATCTTAGGGAAAGACAAAAGTGATGAAGATTGGCGATCCCGAGGTGAGAGTTTCCACTAGACTGTGTTAAACAAACCCACTTTCCCTTTTATatatacttcaaagttcaaagtaCAATTgtgagagacggagaagaggaCCATCATTGTGATGTTTGTGTCCAGTTCAATAGGAGAATCTTTTTCGCTGTCTCTCTCGTTTTCTTTCAAAGCACACACCCCAGAATAACGTTCACACGGCAATCTTGCTAGTTGATGAAACGTTTAGGTTCTACAATTGCAACATTTTGAATTGAATGTGCATAAATATTCACGCTGTGCACTGCTTTTTGGTCACTTTAACGCATTGTATATACATATCATGTGGTGACTCTTATTCTTATAGGTGAACTAGCTAGCTGAGTAGATTATGTAGTAGGagttagttgaaaaaaaaaatagatccgATTTGAAAAGGAAGATGTTCAGGAGTTTGATCCATTCAGCTGATCGTAAAGTTGGATTGATAAAGAATCGACAAGAAAACATATATCCGACACTAagtcgaaaaaaaaaaacttgcccGACCAGTTTTTgcattaggttttttttttttgtgtttttaatatataaaaaagtacttGTAATGTTATATGATCCCTAAGTTCTGTTTTGTTGTGACGAGAGAATTAGAGctagtaaaaataaaacaaaaaaagataattagagATATTCACATCAGAGAACACTAAGAAGAAAGAATACggaactttaatttaaaatcaccattaacgtctttttttaattctatctAACCATGAATCTAACATGAATCATGTAACTCATTTGTATATATACATAGTGTCCTCTGACAATACCATCACCATCCATGTGTGATGATCTTATTGACCTCTTTTTACCATGTCACTGTGTAAATGGTAGGAGTGCATGATTGTGtatgtttgacatgtcaaatcGTGATGTTTCTCTGATCTTGTGATCGTCACGTCTTTAGAGTCCTGTTCCATAATATACTTTccatcattttatctttttgattgTATGTTATTGGGACATCGCTTCGACTACCCAATATTTGGGGGCTCTATCTTGGTCAATATAAGGCCTTCCAAGTATTGAGTCTCTCGACTAAGTGCCTAAAGGTAAGTAGTTCCACCTACTAAGGTTAGTACTCCCGGGATGTCCATTTTGAATGGTGTACAAGAGAAAATATGAATAgaggagaaataaaataaaaagtttagttgtttgatttaagaataatatgtaaaaaaaaatagaatgaaaattaaatagtaaaattgtttggtttgaataaaatgagaatagaaaacttcttaaatttataaaaatactactATTATACCCTCTAATTAAATGAGATGaatgttacaaaaaaattaagaatttgtgGGTCAGCATTGGACACAAAAGTAAATATACATCCTCCTCGTACTTTTGTGACCTTAGTACCTTCACATCTAAGACAAAAATTTAATGAGTGAAACCCACTGAACCCCAACTTAATTCCAGCATAAATTACCTCTCCAAAACCTGCGTACCCATTTTTGTCTGTGCCTCACTTCTAAATCGTTGCTACCAAACACAACGCTAGAGAAAGATAGAGAAAGGAGAGAGGAAAAAAAGTAGATATAATAGATgctgtagtttgatgtattagGAAGAAACTACAAACT
Protein-coding sequences here:
- the LOC100798431 gene encoding protein BIG GRAIN 1-like B, with product MPIMYNLEKPQRDDKQFLTPSFSSTLLDQIYRSIDEGERKNGETKFYRHTTMSSSKRHNRSDSKSMDAGDRKIVGGAKNNNRKHLHRDEDVMFFSSTSISSTDSSSLGFSSSDTESISRASCFAPQVGRGGGGSASFRSEKQGMRIFDSFCRTSSHRSSEHAHSQFCITSRRHLSVSEDHKQIRHGHRQVTACDEEEEALMIKSKSRALKIYNNLKKVKQPISPGGRVTSFLNSLFANTKKTTTTTTSTSSRTCGEVNTPSSSSSCYYSSTCSSASSFSRSCLSKTMSSERDRLRNGVKRTVRFYPVSVIVGEDSRPCGHKRLCEEKEASREFLREYNNRHNPKIKSNDKLVLKDLSLRTTNVDVDDNDDDDDASSYASSDLFELDHLAVFGSDRYSEELPVYETTHVSTNRAIANGLIV